One region of Tachysurus fulvidraco isolate hzauxx_2018 chromosome 9, HZAU_PFXX_2.0, whole genome shotgun sequence genomic DNA includes:
- the LOC125145546 gene encoding uncharacterized protein LOC125145546: MLPRTISSHRCHLRINFLAGKPPSSAVNKIRREIPQSARHTDRNEFTTQVFSTTAATLTAYAPKRKKTVYILSSMHSVIQTDNTTKRKPNTVTLYNTTKCGVDVMDQMVREYTVRTGTRRWPVAVFYNMIDMAALNAHVLYQACTGRQERRVDFLVELARELANSHMCAKKARKEQLLRTQPSTPSPGKRAVCQVKHQCKNNLATVRCVHCYRYTCGKCRREIPWQCQDCE, encoded by the exons ATGTTACCACGGACAATTTCTTCACATCGCTGTCACTTGCGCATAAACTTCTTAGCCGGAAAACCACCATCCTCGGCAGTCAACAAGATTCGCCGGGAAATCCCTCAATCCGCTAGACACACAGATCGCAATGAATTCACCACTCAG gTGTTTTCAACCACTGCTGCTACGCTGACGGCGTATGCGCCCAAACGGAAGAAGACCGTCTACATTCTTAGCAGCATGCACAGCGTGATTCAGACTGATAATACCACCAAAAGGAAGCCAAACACTGTCACCCTTTACAACACCACAAAGTGCGGCGTGGATGTGATGGACCAGATGGTGCGGGAGTACACTGTCCGCACAGGGACACGGCGCTGGCCAGTTGCCGTGTTCTATAACATGATTGACATGGCAGCACTGAATGCACATGTGCTGTATCAAGCATGCACCGGAAGGCAGGAAAGACGGGTGGACTTCCTGGTGGAGCTTGCAAGAGAGTTGGCTAACTCTCATATGTGTGCGAAGAAGGCAAGAAAAGAACAATTGCTTCGGACACAACCCTCCACACCTAGCCCTGGAAAAAGAGCCGTGTGTCAGGTCAAACACCAATGCAAGAACAATCTTGCCACTGTGCGATGTGTTCACTGCTACAGATACACATGTGGTAAATGCAGACGGGAGATACCATGGCAGTGCCAGGATTGTGAGTGA